The Paenibacillus macerans genome includes a window with the following:
- a CDS encoding glycosyltransferase encodes MGQTSSSLKGISIITSTNRPRFFDNILENYRNQLYPVKELVIILNKDSMELDKYRKIARKYKNVSVYKLPEKESLGSCLNYAVSKTKYPYITKFDDDDFYSPYYLTGQMKALHRSNADVVGKRAYLAYLEAKKLLVLRFPKQQNKFVGVVAGGTILFKRRVFDRVRFPHVSLGEDVSFLSRCWAKGYKVYAPDPYNYVQIRRKNKTSHTWKGSDQYVLKGSRIFARTDQFRKVATQNR; translated from the coding sequence TTGGGCCAAACTTCTAGCTCGTTAAAAGGGATATCAATCATAACAAGCACGAACCGCCCGCGTTTTTTCGATAATATTCTTGAAAATTACAGAAATCAGCTTTACCCGGTAAAAGAACTGGTTATTATCTTGAATAAAGATAGCATGGAATTAGATAAGTACCGAAAAATTGCCCGGAAGTATAAAAATGTCTCCGTCTACAAGCTTCCTGAAAAAGAATCCTTAGGCAGCTGCCTTAATTATGCCGTCAGTAAAACGAAATACCCGTACATCACCAAGTTTGACGATGACGATTTCTACTCGCCTTATTATCTAACCGGACAAATGAAGGCTTTACATCGGTCAAATGCCGATGTGGTGGGGAAACGAGCGTACTTGGCGTACCTCGAAGCCAAGAAATTGCTCGTTCTTCGCTTTCCCAAACAACAGAATAAGTTCGTCGGTGTAGTTGCGGGAGGGACCATCTTATTTAAAAGACGTGTGTTCGACCGCGTCCGATTTCCCCATGTGTCGCTAGGAGAAGACGTCTCATTTTTAAGCAGATGCTGGGCTAAAGGATATAAAGTATATGCGCCTGATCCGTATAACTATGTGCAAATTAGAAGAAAAAATAAAACATCGCATACATGGAAAGGCAGCGATCAATATGTCCTAAAGGGGAGCCGGATTTTTGCGCGAACCGATCAATTTAGGAAAGTGGCTACTCAAAATCGCTAA
- a CDS encoding metal-dependent hydrolase, giving the protein MNKQGHVALAVTAGSAALLMMPSLAVQTDAGIAAALVAAAGVGGVFPDFDHKTSTVSNRIQFPLRYRRLFRTLSGFLGALGVGLVAYRQFGHVPEPLEEWVKSGPLWLGAAILFWLLARLRSLVLIGIGALLLAGYAMYDLHWIAAFAGFAFLILPLVKHRGVIHTPEFAAVLSIGLLNFSAQQPEIINMAAIGFVIGWWAHLAGDIFGDEGIHFLLLPKLKIALRLFKNGGPAERWISRTCWGGSLLIWGAMLLQTQILLK; this is encoded by the coding sequence ATGAATAAACAAGGGCATGTTGCTTTGGCGGTGACAGCGGGATCGGCCGCTCTGCTGATGATGCCGTCATTGGCCGTGCAAACCGATGCAGGAATAGCAGCGGCGCTCGTGGCGGCAGCGGGAGTCGGCGGAGTGTTCCCGGATTTTGATCATAAGACAAGCACGGTGAGCAATCGTATCCAGTTTCCCCTCCGCTACCGGCGTCTCTTTCGGACCTTGTCCGGATTTCTGGGAGCGCTAGGTGTAGGGTTAGTGGCTTATCGCCAGTTCGGACACGTCCCCGAACCGCTTGAGGAATGGGTGAAGAGCGGGCCGTTATGGCTCGGCGCCGCCATCCTGTTCTGGCTGCTGGCAAGGCTGCGCAGCTTGGTTTTGATCGGCATTGGCGCTTTGCTGCTGGCGGGATACGCGATGTATGACCTGCATTGGATCGCGGCTTTTGCCGGCTTTGCCTTTCTCATTCTTCCGCTGGTTAAACATCGCGGGGTGATTCATACCCCGGAGTTTGCGGCCGTACTATCCATAGGTCTGCTTAATTTTTCCGCTCAGCAACCGGAAATTATCAATATGGCGGCGATCGGGTTTGTCATCGGCTGGTGGGCGCACCTCGCCGGCGATATATTTGGGGACGAAGGGATTCACTTCCTGCTGCTGCCGAAGCTTAAAATCGCTCTCCGGTTGTTTAAAAACGGGGGGCCGGCCGAGCGCTGGATTTCGCGAACATGCTGGGGAGGCAGCCTTCTGATATGGGGAGCCATGTTGCTTCAAACACAAATCCTGCTGAAATAA
- a CDS encoding sigma factor-like helix-turn-helix DNA-binding protein, translated as MKIKPDRLIKRSLAGEIRAFKKLIDMYNKQVFDLCFRMAGNKTAVQDLVVRTFVTARQRLGDYDFSVPFHVWLYSLAVSCSVQAGTEAERVGEPGDEAEELLRQVPFYPRIAMILKYAHRLTPEETAYVLNCRVETIKSYLRQGRELLLVQRPNIAKPDLLLGT; from the coding sequence ATGAAGATTAAGCCCGATCGCCTGATTAAACGTTCGCTTGCCGGTGAAATCCGCGCTTTCAAGAAGCTGATAGACATGTACAATAAACAGGTTTTCGACTTATGCTTCCGGATGGCCGGGAATAAAACCGCGGTTCAGGACCTGGTAGTCCGTACATTTGTGACGGCCAGGCAGCGGCTCGGCGATTACGATTTCTCCGTGCCGTTTCATGTATGGCTGTATTCGCTCGCCGTATCCTGCTCAGTGCAGGCCGGTACTGAAGCAGAGCGCGTCGGCGAACCGGGGGATGAGGCGGAAGAACTGCTGCGCCAGGTACCTTTCTATCCCAGGATCGCGATGATTCTCAAGTACGCTCATCGGCTGACGCCCGAGGAAACGGCTTACGTCTTGAACTGCCGGGTGGAAACGATCAAGTCCTATTTGCGGCAGGGACGGGAATTGTTGCTCGTGCAGCGCCCTAATATCGCGAAGCCGGATTTATTGCTGGGAACCTAG
- a CDS encoding hemolysin family protein has protein sequence MYALNLFLVALLILATAFFVAAEFAIVRLRSSRVDQMVLEGRKNALAVQRVTSNLDGYLSACQLGITITALGLGWLGEPTVEKILHPVFDRYGLPAEISSILSFGIAFASITFLHVVLGELAPKTLAIQKAETVSLLTAKPLIYFYKAMYPFIWALNGSANRLVRIFGIKPAKEHEEAHSEEELRIILTESYKSGMINQAEYGYVNKIFAFDERLAREIMVPRTDMMCIDVHAGKEAALQIMKSEQYTRFPVLEGNKDHILGIINTKQFLMQLSDDPKVEIRKLVQPILSVSEAMPVKDLLLRMQQESVHMAVLVDEYGGTSGLITIEDILEEIVGEIRDEFDTEEKAEIEKLGENHILVDGKVSLESVCSLLGIELLDEELDTIGGWVYTQNPGLKKGSEWTYGPLKFTVREKDRHRIRKLEIVKLKAMVSGHED, from the coding sequence ATGTACGCTTTGAATTTGTTTCTGGTTGCTTTGCTGATCTTGGCTACCGCCTTTTTCGTGGCGGCCGAGTTCGCCATCGTGCGGCTGAGATCAAGCCGGGTCGATCAAATGGTGCTGGAAGGCCGAAAAAATGCATTGGCCGTGCAGCGGGTTACGAGCAATCTGGACGGATATTTATCCGCCTGCCAGCTCGGCATCACGATCACCGCGTTGGGACTTGGATGGCTGGGGGAGCCCACCGTGGAGAAAATCCTGCATCCTGTCTTTGACCGGTACGGATTGCCCGCGGAAATCAGCAGCATTTTATCCTTTGGCATCGCGTTCGCTTCGATTACCTTTCTTCACGTCGTGCTGGGCGAATTGGCCCCTAAAACCTTGGCCATTCAAAAAGCGGAAACGGTCTCTTTGCTGACGGCTAAGCCTTTGATCTACTTCTATAAAGCGATGTACCCCTTTATCTGGGCTTTGAACGGTTCCGCCAACCGGCTGGTGCGCATCTTCGGTATTAAGCCGGCCAAAGAACACGAAGAGGCCCATTCCGAGGAAGAGCTGCGCATTATTCTTACAGAAAGCTACAAGAGCGGGATGATCAACCAGGCGGAATACGGGTATGTGAACAAAATCTTTGCTTTCGACGAGCGGCTGGCCCGTGAAATCATGGTGCCGCGTACGGATATGATGTGCATCGACGTTCATGCCGGCAAAGAAGCGGCGCTGCAGATCATGAAATCCGAGCAATACACCCGGTTTCCCGTATTGGAGGGGAACAAGGACCATATCCTTGGTATTATCAATACCAAACAATTTTTGATGCAATTAAGCGATGATCCGAAGGTGGAAATACGCAAGCTGGTTCAGCCGATCCTGTCTGTCTCGGAAGCTATGCCGGTAAAGGATCTGTTGCTGCGCATGCAGCAGGAATCGGTGCATATGGCCGTTTTGGTCGATGAATATGGAGGAACCTCCGGTTTGATCACGATCGAGGACATTTTGGAAGAGATTGTCGGCGAAATCCGCGACGAATTCGATACGGAAGAGAAAGCCGAAATTGAAAAGCTGGGAGAAAACCATATTCTCGTGGACGGTAAAGTTTCGCTGGAGTCGGTCTGTTCGCTGCTGGGGATCGAATTGCTTGACGAAGAACTGGATACGATCGGGGGATGGGTCTATACGCAAAACCCGGGTTTAAAGAAGGGAAGCGAATGGACGTACGGCCCGTTGAAGTTTACAGTCCGGGAAAAAGACCGCCATCGGATTCGCAAGCTGGAAATTGTTAAGCTGAAAGCAATGGTGTCCGGCCATGAAGATTAA
- a CDS encoding DUF1836 domain-containing protein produces the protein METFHLTRSEMSQLLLSLSGQSQKAPKNILQEAWAKSHKELIEGGNSLGAFISTALPPIFEKLMNMNPNDIGLSLNEIVALGSQIEYNHFALTAVQNWVKRDLKEIIGTPRLGKKYSIEQAAILFIIEDLRAALDLESIRKLLLLIFHNFDDQAKDLISPIDLYAGYSGIFEELDQNNDQVLDLQSGHLNRDKKQDHLMETTVKKKADEFAHGLAGLNPQQQEAVSNTIVIAMLSVQTTYFQTLAKRFLNASLFLHNLK, from the coding sequence ATGGAAACATTCCATCTCACCCGCAGTGAAATGTCGCAGCTCCTGCTTAGCCTGAGCGGTCAAAGCCAAAAAGCGCCCAAAAACATCCTCCAGGAAGCATGGGCGAAATCGCACAAGGAATTGATCGAAGGCGGCAACTCATTAGGCGCTTTTATCTCCACGGCTCTGCCCCCGATCTTTGAGAAGCTGATGAACATGAATCCAAACGATATAGGACTGTCGCTTAATGAAATCGTGGCCCTGGGTTCCCAGATTGAATACAACCATTTTGCGCTGACAGCGGTGCAAAATTGGGTGAAACGCGATTTGAAAGAGATTATCGGTACTCCGAGGTTAGGAAAGAAATATTCGATCGAACAGGCGGCAATTCTGTTCATTATTGAGGATTTACGGGCCGCGTTGGATCTGGAGTCCATCAGGAAGCTGCTTTTGCTGATCTTCCATAACTTTGACGATCAAGCCAAAGATCTCATCAGCCCCATCGATCTCTACGCGGGTTATTCCGGGATTTTCGAAGAGCTCGACCAGAACAACGACCAGGTGCTCGATCTGCAATCCGGCCACTTGAACAGAGACAAAAAACAGGATCATCTCATGGAAACGACCGTGAAGAAAAAAGCGGATGAATTTGCCCATGGCCTTGCCGGCTTAAATCCCCAGCAGCAGGAAGCGGTCAGCAATACGATCGTGATCGCCATGTTATCCGTTCAAACCACATATTTTCAAACTTTGGCCAAACGTTTCCTCAACGCTTCTCTCTTTTTGCACAATTTAAAGTAG
- a CDS encoding ABC transporter substrate-binding protein, with amino-acid sequence MYIPKKRSFGALLLAVTLTLGLAACGTSKEEAANGTPGSSTNKGQPPASHTYTDALGRKVEIPSEPKRIVAHFYAPEMVSLNTKMVGTNFANARLVLEEEQLKGVEDIGGQGSAPSLEKVLALAPDLIIVPDFLDAAALEGLSKIAPTVTMPYSGDVFSRITALGDIIGKQDEAAAWIKRYKDKSEQKKKELAPLVEKGQTAAAFVVFQDKQLYIYGPQRLGPTMYDALGFKPPEALKRLFAEKENEDKMWLTISLEKLPELAGDHIFLVTQDANEASRKGVEELIQNSVWKSLPAVQNGQAYVVSNRWAFNDSVTLEWLLDEMPKVLKPQS; translated from the coding sequence ATGTATATCCCGAAGAAACGATCATTTGGGGCGCTGTTGCTGGCGGTGACGCTCACGTTGGGGCTGGCGGCCTGCGGTACGAGTAAGGAAGAGGCCGCGAACGGCACACCGGGCAGCAGCACGAATAAGGGGCAACCTCCTGCGAGTCATACGTACACCGACGCTTTAGGCCGCAAGGTCGAGATTCCGTCAGAGCCAAAGCGAATTGTGGCCCACTTCTATGCGCCGGAAATGGTGTCGTTGAACACCAAAATGGTAGGGACAAACTTTGCCAACGCCCGGTTGGTATTAGAAGAGGAACAACTGAAGGGCGTAGAGGATATTGGCGGTCAAGGTTCGGCTCCCAGTTTGGAAAAAGTCCTCGCGCTTGCCCCTGATCTGATTATCGTGCCGGATTTCCTGGATGCGGCCGCACTGGAGGGGTTGTCGAAAATTGCGCCTACCGTGACAATGCCCTACAGCGGCGATGTGTTCAGCCGAATCACGGCGCTGGGCGACATTATCGGCAAGCAAGACGAGGCCGCGGCTTGGATCAAACGTTACAAAGACAAGTCGGAACAAAAGAAAAAGGAGCTGGCTCCGCTCGTTGAAAAAGGACAAACCGCAGCGGCCTTCGTTGTTTTTCAGGACAAGCAGCTCTATATATACGGACCGCAGCGGCTCGGGCCCACGATGTACGATGCGCTCGGCTTTAAGCCTCCGGAAGCGTTGAAACGTCTGTTTGCCGAAAAAGAAAATGAAGATAAGATGTGGTTAACGATTTCTTTGGAGAAGTTGCCGGAGCTGGCCGGCGATCATATTTTTCTAGTCACGCAGGACGCCAACGAAGCTTCCCGTAAAGGTGTCGAGGAATTAATCCAAAACTCCGTCTGGAAAAGTCTGCCCGCTGTCCAAAATGGACAAGCCTATGTCGTGAGCAACCGGTGGGCTTTTAATGATTCGGTTACACTAGAGTGGCTTTTGGACGAAATGCCCAAAGTATTGAAGCCACAATCGTAA
- a CDS encoding AraC family transcriptional regulator: MKHEQSDPSSPSIPILSLLNIRQFDIAGGSNTQKYRSEHYSIWWIKQGSANLEVDGATHHLGPNGCVLVPPRSIAGLLPAAPVAGNLQAYEFVFMSNEAAAALIGYVTTVFSVSGECVSGLYAVLDQWGAARGLALLRLQVRFQELVTLLLEQRDRSSKFGVEREVEETIHYLHREYSKDIRIERLAEQTALSRWKYNDMFKKMTGKTPVQYLTELRIDRAKQLLIGSDQRLKEIAEQTGFRDEYYFSRRFKQAVGVSPTQFVRLQSRDIRICSLHTLGDLLPLGVVPVGANRFLADLYGEEARDIQPLDEPLDMEKLLSLQPDLIICPSYMPEPQYDRLAAVAPTALLDWHDHIYARLYKLGRLLGRGDKAKLWIESYRNKARNIRQKLKPYVQKGESAAAFVYHRNELYVYGGHNFGHTLYEGLGFVPPDRVRMLMTKSLKWKKIALEDISRYSGDRVFMAVENKDRHSNEFQEMLQSEAWGNLPAVGNKCSYIVEHRWGLYDALTLERHLDEMLLLLTR, encoded by the coding sequence ATGAAGCATGAGCAATCCGATCCCTCCTCCCCATCGATCCCTATCCTATCCCTTCTTAATATCCGCCAATTTGACATTGCCGGCGGGAGCAATACGCAAAAGTATCGAAGCGAACATTATTCTATATGGTGGATCAAACAGGGTTCCGCGAACCTGGAGGTTGATGGAGCAACGCATCATCTCGGTCCTAACGGCTGCGTGCTGGTCCCTCCCCGTTCGATCGCCGGCCTGCTCCCTGCCGCCCCTGTTGCCGGAAACCTGCAGGCGTATGAGTTTGTGTTCATGTCCAATGAGGCGGCTGCGGCGCTTATCGGATATGTCACAACGGTCTTTTCCGTCAGTGGGGAATGCGTTTCCGGCTTATACGCCGTGCTGGATCAATGGGGCGCGGCCCGCGGGCTTGCGCTGCTCCGGCTTCAAGTCCGTTTTCAGGAGCTGGTGACACTGCTGCTTGAACAGCGGGACAGGAGCTCCAAATTCGGCGTAGAGCGGGAAGTGGAGGAAACGATTCATTACCTGCACCGCGAATATTCGAAGGATATCCGGATCGAAAGACTGGCGGAGCAAACGGCACTGAGCCGCTGGAAGTATAACGACATGTTCAAGAAAATGACCGGCAAAACACCGGTACAATATTTGACCGAGTTGCGAATAGACCGGGCCAAGCAGTTGCTGATCGGCTCCGATCAACGCTTGAAGGAAATCGCCGAGCAGACAGGCTTTCGGGACGAGTATTACTTCAGCAGACGATTCAAGCAAGCCGTTGGCGTGTCCCCTACCCAGTTTGTCCGTTTGCAGTCCCGGGATATCCGGATCTGTTCCTTGCATACGCTCGGCGATCTGCTGCCTCTCGGCGTCGTGCCCGTAGGTGCGAACCGTTTTTTGGCCGATCTTTATGGCGAAGAAGCACGTGATATTCAGCCGCTGGACGAGCCGCTCGATATGGAGAAGCTGCTCTCCCTGCAGCCCGACCTGATCATATGCCCCAGTTATATGCCCGAACCGCAATATGACCGTTTGGCCGCGGTTGCTCCAACCGCTCTGCTCGACTGGCATGACCACATTTACGCGCGGCTGTACAAGCTGGGCCGGCTGCTCGGCAGGGGCGATAAGGCCAAACTTTGGATCGAATCGTATCGGAACAAAGCGCGGAACATACGCCAAAAGCTGAAACCTTACGTGCAAAAAGGGGAAAGCGCCGCAGCTTTTGTATACCATCGCAACGAGCTTTACGTCTACGGCGGTCATAATTTCGGCCACACCTTATATGAAGGACTCGGTTTTGTCCCTCCGGACCGGGTCAGGATGTTAATGACGAAGTCGCTAAAGTGGAAAAAAATCGCGCTTGAGGACATTTCCCGTTACTCCGGAGACCGGGTATTCATGGCCGTCGAGAATAAGGACAGACACAGCAATGAATTCCAGGAAATGCTGCAAAGCGAAGCCTGGGGCAACCTCCCGGCCGTCGGCAATAAGTGCTCTTACATCGTAGAACATCGTTGGGGCCTTTATGATGCGTTGACATTGGAACGTCATTTGGATGAAATGCTGTTGCTGTTGACTCGCTGA
- a CDS encoding DUF2935 domain-containing protein, giving the protein MSDPFVIRSLDEIRFWSRIMKEHSFFLRLGFRCEDTQLIDEANQFQAIFEDIERRAHAYPENTDPQTIRQFNSEVHNAATHIWAFKRKVLGLILRCKLPGGNNFPLLVDHVSREARYFSNRLDELNNGRLEPLADAIIDENVFFLKIMADHAKFIGHLLDPSERKLVEQAREFSHEFDMLMYQAIDLSSMRPESQTHPLLSQFVDENRISVKSLRDFKKTARDLIEECRIKSIIHPLLADHVFREAERFLFILDMFDRSLSGMKVNRKEILH; this is encoded by the coding sequence ATGTCGGATCCTTTTGTTATACGTTCATTAGATGAGATACGTTTTTGGTCACGCATTATGAAGGAACATTCCTTCTTCCTTCGCTTAGGTTTTAGGTGCGAGGACACTCAATTAATTGATGAGGCCAATCAATTCCAGGCGATCTTTGAGGATATCGAAAGAAGGGCTCATGCATATCCAGAAAATACTGATCCCCAAACCATCAGACAGTTCAACTCAGAAGTTCACAATGCAGCCACACACATTTGGGCGTTTAAGAGGAAAGTACTCGGGCTGATATTACGGTGCAAACTTCCCGGAGGCAACAACTTTCCTCTGCTTGTAGATCATGTTAGCCGGGAAGCAAGATATTTCAGTAACCGATTAGATGAGCTTAATAACGGAAGGCTTGAACCGTTAGCTGATGCGATTATTGATGAGAATGTATTTTTTCTGAAAATTATGGCCGACCACGCAAAGTTTATAGGTCATTTGCTTGATCCGTCTGAAAGAAAACTGGTAGAGCAAGCAAGAGAGTTTAGCCACGAATTCGACATGCTGATGTATCAGGCTATCGATTTAAGCTCAATGCGCCCTGAGTCGCAAACACATCCGCTTTTGAGTCAATTTGTTGATGAAAATCGCATTTCAGTAAAATCATTGCGTGATTTTAAGAAAACTGCACGTGACTTAATTGAAGAGTGCCGAATAAAAAGCATCATTCATCCTTTGTTAGCGGATCATGTTTTCCGCGAAGCAGAAAGATTCTTGTTTATTCTTGACATGTTTGATCGGTCATTGTCCGGTATGAAGGTAAACAGGAAAGAAATTTTACATTGA
- a CDS encoding DUF4179 domain-containing protein: protein MERIESQLKKQMKHADTMPYPDFERMWSSIRQDELRIAAGGEAAIPRPRSRKRTAIAVSLSVALIATPVYAAVTYDWSNLLSYRAGIQTALEQGLGQTIEQSVTQDGITFTLHTAFTDENRTFLLYSLDPGPARKGETISFENIGLRDGDGRVIEGNHSYHWNEELKVYQGYFETDWVLNEPQADVEFFVENIRFVGDGSQAIDFRPDRAETQTFTIQKDGIGTVTLQSFEQAEGQVLLKSVISFTDSWLQNNSWVRIEAVNAKGERIRESKPSVFGTPEASDEYSNQQIYSAADLRAEGTSFQLKYDRTLGTAAGTWSLHTALSKKQLERSSFKDQLNIPLKEVPGGTKIAEMIVTPTQVRLVLTHEEKYAGVPYTEYQLDVGGKLLEGGLWPVSNEPAQTELRFEMAGLTPEALANEPITLIAKHRVDEHKGDNQPIRLTGISTKRQTASSSIAGYPITWTYYMKDGNLYVESRSSDPAFGGVNQTYYLDGGERNYGKSALIRMLGDEGNENIDVYENFNKTEQDIYIYNYTTNQPEDELRVQVKPRK, encoded by the coding sequence TTGGAACGTATTGAAAGCCAGTTAAAAAAACAAATGAAACACGCGGACACGATGCCTTATCCGGATTTCGAGCGGATGTGGAGCAGCATCCGCCAAGACGAGCTGCGGATAGCCGCCGGCGGGGAAGCGGCAATTCCGCGTCCACGCAGCCGGAAACGGACCGCCATCGCCGTCTCGTTGTCCGTTGCCCTTATAGCTACACCAGTATATGCAGCGGTTACGTACGACTGGTCGAACCTTCTATCTTACAGAGCCGGGATTCAGACGGCCCTGGAACAGGGCCTTGGCCAAACGATCGAACAGTCGGTCACCCAGGACGGCATAACGTTTACGCTGCATACCGCTTTTACCGATGAGAACCGGACATTCCTTCTGTACAGCCTCGATCCCGGTCCGGCCCGGAAAGGGGAGACTATCAGCTTTGAGAATATCGGACTTCGCGATGGCGACGGCCGGGTGATTGAGGGGAACCACAGCTATCATTGGAATGAGGAGCTTAAGGTATATCAAGGGTATTTCGAAACGGATTGGGTGCTCAATGAGCCTCAAGCCGATGTGGAGTTTTTCGTGGAAAACATCCGCTTCGTCGGAGACGGCAGCCAAGCCATCGATTTTCGTCCCGACCGTGCGGAGACCCAGACATTCACCATCCAGAAGGACGGTATCGGCACCGTTACGCTGCAATCCTTCGAGCAAGCCGAGGGGCAGGTGCTGCTGAAGTCCGTTATTTCCTTCACCGACTCGTGGCTTCAGAATAACAGCTGGGTTCGTATTGAAGCCGTCAACGCTAAAGGCGAGCGAATCCGGGAATCTAAGCCCTCCGTATTCGGAACACCTGAAGCCTCTGACGAATATTCGAACCAGCAGATATATTCGGCAGCTGACTTACGGGCCGAAGGAACCTCGTTCCAGCTCAAATATGACCGTACGCTGGGAACGGCCGCTGGAACCTGGAGTCTCCATACCGCCCTCTCAAAGAAGCAACTGGAACGCAGCTCGTTTAAGGACCAGCTGAACATTCCGCTCAAGGAGGTGCCGGGAGGAACAAAAATCGCTGAAATGATCGTTACACCAACCCAGGTTCGGCTTGTGTTGACCCATGAAGAGAAATACGCGGGGGTGCCTTATACGGAATATCAGCTGGATGTTGGGGGCAAGCTTCTCGAGGGCGGACTCTGGCCCGTTTCCAATGAACCGGCCCAAACCGAACTGCGGTTCGAAATGGCCGGCCTTACACCGGAAGCGTTGGCCAATGAGCCGATAACACTGATTGCGAAACACCGTGTCGACGAGCACAAGGGCGATAACCAGCCGATCCGGCTAACCGGCATCTCGACGAAGCGGCAAACCGCGAGCTCCAGCATCGCGGGGTATCCGATCACATGGACCTATTATATGAAGGACGGCAATTTGTATGTAGAATCCCGGAGCAGCGATCCGGCCTTTGGCGGGGTGAATCAAACCTATTATCTCGACGGCGGGGAGCGAAATTACGGGAAATCTGCGCTCATCCGCATGCTTGGGGACGAGGGTAATGAGAATATAGACGTGTACGAGAACTTTAACAAAACCGAGCAGGACATTTACATTTATAACTATACGACCAATCAGCCGGAGGACGAGCTGCGCGTTCAGGTCAAGCCGAGGAAGTAG
- a CDS encoding RNA polymerase sigma factor, with product MTERELFDRYNKDVYRTCYYMLRNAQDAEDICHDVFVTVFRQDWQRIEHVRAWIMRITMNHCLNLLRKNRTKREKQSEVQRLHEHAVAAAVKPVDAVVLEKEASAEWERLLKQLPDKLLAVVTLRYIGELSMSEIAETLRIPQGTVKSRLHKALKMMRKKLEQNDPIWLKGEERIGTY from the coding sequence TTGACGGAACGCGAGCTGTTTGATCGCTACAACAAAGACGTCTACCGAACCTGCTACTATATGCTCCGGAACGCGCAGGACGCGGAGGATATATGCCATGACGTCTTCGTCACCGTGTTTCGGCAGGACTGGCAGCGGATCGAGCATGTGCGGGCCTGGATTATGCGCATTACCATGAATCACTGTCTGAACCTGCTCCGAAAAAACCGGACGAAGCGGGAGAAGCAATCCGAGGTGCAGCGGCTGCATGAGCACGCCGTCGCAGCAGCGGTTAAACCTGTGGACGCGGTCGTGCTCGAGAAGGAGGCCTCCGCCGAATGGGAGAGGCTGCTGAAGCAGTTGCCCGATAAGCTGCTGGCGGTTGTGACCCTCCGCTATATCGGAGAACTGTCGATGTCAGAAATCGCCGAAACCCTGCGCATTCCGCAAGGAACCGTAAAATCAAGGCTTCATAAAGCGTTGAAAATGATGCGCAAGAAACTGGAACAAAACGACCCCATATGGTTGAAGGGAGAGGAACGAATTGGAACGTATTGA